Part of the Carnobacterium pleistocenium FTR1 genome is shown below.
CCCTGCAGACAAAGCTCGTCTAATTGCCGTTGTATCATCAGTTATCCCATCGCCAACAGCCCCATAGTCCATTACATTGATAGTAGCCATTATTTCACTTCCTCAATTAGAAGGTTATCAAATGAATGTTCTACAGAAGTAGAATTTAAATCAAAATTAGATCCCCATAACGACAAACGGCAAGGGTTATTAGTTAGCCAACTTAAATCTTCGTTTACGTCTAAATATAAAACATTATTTATCATCAATTTAATTGAACTTGTAGATATTTCTAAAATAAACTCTCGTACTTCTCCCATTGGAATTACAAGTCGGTCAGTTGATATTGTCGTGAAACCACCATTTTTTGATATATCACTATCGTAAATTTGATTCCTTCCCGCTATCTTTCTAACTTTAGCTCTTAAATAACCACCGTCACTACTAGTAGGATTTATATAAACGCTATATGCATCACTAACTCTACCTATATCCGGATAGTAAACGGTAGCACCAACATCCGGACTTATAGTAAAACCTGTGTTACCGGTCTGTCCCAAGTTTTTATAGTCATTTCCAAGAGTTACTTTAATTCGATATTTAACTAAGTTTTTAAAATCAAGATGTTGATTCAAAATATTATCAATTACCGTTAAACCTTGATTAACTCCTTTTGCAAGCCTGATGATACCTTTGTTATTTTTGATGATTATTTTACTTTCGTTATCATTTATTAAGTCTGTGATTACTTCGTATTTTCCAGTTGAAAATTTAAAACTATTCCAACCAATACCATCTACTTCATTAAAACTTTCTGCTATCGGAAAGCGAGGAATTAGAACTAATCCTAATTCATTAATTGATAGTTCGGACGAAGAAGGTATATGACTGAATATCTTTAACTCCGTCTTTTTTTCAAGCTGAGCGGAAATTTGTGTTTCTTCTTCGGTCAATCTTTTACCTAACGTTTCATAACCTCCGCGAGCAAGTACCACCTCTGCACCAGATGGAGAAGCGGATGAAGCATCTTGCTGCACCGCTACAAAATCATCTTCTAAGGTATCTTGTCTAATTTCGATATCCGCTTGTCTGTTTCCTGTTTTACCCAGCCCTTCAGCGATATCATCACGCATTTTTCTAATTTCAGGTTCTTGTTCAACGCTTGTTTTTATTTGATTAATTCTTGCACGATATTGCTCTGTTGTTTCTGCCAAAAGCCATCAGTCCTTTCTAATTTAATGTGCAAACTGTGCGGCAACTTTTCCTTCTTTTTTAAATTGAATCAACTCAATTCACTCCTTATTCTTGTGGTTCTAATGCTATCAATCTCGTTACTATGTCGTTCAAATCAACCGGACTACTAACAGTGACCAAATCTAGTTTAGTCTTGTCAGATGCGCTAAAAAGACCACTCTTGGATTGAGTAGCCTCGGTGTATTCTTCTAAATCATCTAGTTTGATTTTATCGGCGCTAGACATTAATCCGTCGCTTGTAGATGTGGCTAAACTGAACGTTGGAATTTCTTCACCTAAATCATCTATTGCTTTTTTTAGGTTTATTAAAGCTAAACTTGTACCAGTTTGATTGTCTATTTCCAAAGTAGCACTCAAACTATCATAAGATAGTTGCATTTTGTCATACTTTTTAACAACCTCGTTATTTGCAGACGTTAGTTTAACAATTGATTTTGTTTGGCTTTCTACCGTTTTTTGTAGTTGAATAATATTTGCCACTCGCTTATTTGATTCTTTTTGATACTGAGACAATTTTGTTTGCTTTTCTCCAAGTGTTAAATCCGGATTTCTAGGATCAATGAAATCAATCCCTATTTCTGTAATCTGGATTGGCTCGTCAATCGTCAATATTGGATTTTCTAAATCGTGCCAGTTTCCAATTTTCAATTGATCATAACTACCGTCAATCAATGAGTAGTCAACGGATACAACGCTGTAGGTCATGCTGATTGTTTGGCTATTTAAGTCGGTTATACCTTTAGACATTAACGCTGCAGGTGTTGTGACATCGTCGTATTCTACCTTTCCTTGTATAACGCCAAATTCAGCTACTAAAGCATTATTTAAAAGATAATTCAAACCATTATTAACAGAAGCAATTGTCATTCTAGGTTGTGCGGAGTCTTCTGTTTCTGAACCGTTACTAGCTGAAATAACATAATTAGGTGCGGTTCCATATATTATTAAATAACTTCCGACGTCTGTCCCATTTGGCAATAAACTCACTGGTATATTTAGTAAATCGTTTTGATCTTCAATCTCAACTCTTGCTACTCTTGTTCCATCACCTAAGTTATCAAAACTATCAACAACTCCGTTTTTACCCTCTAACTCAGCTCCCAAAGGAACCAGTTTAGTAATGATATTTTGTGGCGCAATTGATTTGTCCATACTTTTAAGATTTTTTCTTAATCGAATAGCTGTTTCTGATTTCATACCAACGCTTGATAAATAATCCAGATACATACCATCTGCTTCGTAACGTACAACTAAAAAACCACCCAATGAATCGAGTAGTTTTTCTTTGATTGCGTCATATGTTTTCTCGTAACCTAAAAATCTATATAGCGAATCGTTTGGATCCGTAACTGTTACATTTCCTAACTTAAATCGTTTATGTGCTTCTACTTGCGAATTATGTTGGTCTAACATTAATTGCAAAAACGCGGATACGGAAGCGTTCTGTACTTTCATATACAACTGTATGCTATCGTATAAATAAGCTAAGACATCCTCACACTCATAAGTCTCTGAAAACATCCATCCACTTGACATGGACTGCTTTAAATTAAGCACACGGCCATTGAAAACCAATTCGTTTGTCTGACTATCCTCTACCTTAATTAGTGTGTGATAAGGCTTAATTTGCCCCCACATGGGATTCAAGTGGTTGATAGTGAATGACATATTCGCTATTCCTTTAATCGCTAATTTTCCTTTTGCTGCTGACGTTTTACTCCCTTTAGGAAAAGGATTATGAATAACCGTTCCTTCTTTGTCATTCGGTCCG
Proteins encoded:
- a CDS encoding phage tail protein — encoded protein: MYWLTLYNGPNDKEGTVIHNPFPKGSKTSAAKGKLAIKGIANMSFTINHLNPMWGQIKPYHTLIKVEDSQTNELVFNGRVLNLKQSMSSGWMFSETYECEDVLAYLYDSIQLYMKVQNASVSAFLQLMLDQHNSQVEAHKRFKLGNVTVTDPNDSLYRFLGYEKTYDAIKEKLLDSLGGFLVVRYEADGMYLDYLSSVGMKSETAIRLRKNLKSMDKSIAPQNIITKLVPLGAELEGKNGVVDSFDNLGDGTRVARVEIEDQNDLLNIPVSLLPNGTDVGSYLIIYGTAPNYVISASNGSETEDSAQPRMTIASVNNGLNYLLNNALVAEFGVIQGKVEYDDVTTPAALMSKGITDLNSQTISMTYSVVSVDYSLIDGSYDQLKIGNWHDLENPILTIDEPIQITEIGIDFIDPRNPDLTLGEKQTKLSQYQKESNKRVANIIQLQKTVESQTKSIVKLTSANNEVVKKYDKMQLSYDSLSATLEIDNQTGTSLALINLKKAIDDLGEEIPTFSLATSTSDGLMSSADKIKLDDLEEYTEATQSKSGLFSASDKTKLDLVTVSSPVDLNDIVTRLIALEPQE